In the genome of Acidobacteriota bacterium, the window TCTCGCTGTTCAAGAACTTCCAGGTGCCCTGGATGGGCGGCGAAGACGCCCGGCTGCAGTTCCGCGCCGAGTTCTTCAACATCACCAACCGGGTCAACCTGACCCAGCCCAGCCGCAGCTTCACCTCGAGCTTCTTCGGAAAATCGACGGGAGCTTTCGACGCACGTGAAATTCAGTTCGCGCTGAAGTTCATATTCTAGGTATCGGAGAACCTATCTCCATTGGGCCCGCCGCTCTCGGCCGAGCGCGGCGGGCCTTTTTCGTTGGGCGGCTCCAAAAAGATGAACCTGGCCGAGGTCGGCTGCGTCTCAAGACCATAGACTTGGGAAGGCTCATGAATCTGGCAGCATCATCGGCGGCGAGAAACTGCTTTAAGCGCAGGAACCGGCGCCGACCCGGCAGGTTCTCGGCTTTTGTCTTTGTTTATCTGCAGCCCCAACAACGCGATTCGGCAGTAGCCGACCGACTCTCCCTCCTGCGCGAGGTGGAAGAGATCCATCTCGTTGACCAGGACGACTGCCTTCTGCTCAAGGTGGCGGTGCAAGACCCTGAGGCCCTGGCCTCCTTTCTGCGAGGACCCGTCAAGGGCTGCCCGGGAGTGGACCGCACCCGCACCATGAGCGTGCTGCGTACTGTCAAGAAGCGTCCTGAACTTGTTATCTCTTAGATAACTGGTGATCGCTGAACATCAAAAAAGCCCCTGAACCGTTTGAGACTTACAGTATTAGTAGGGCAATTCGTCTGAAAAGAGCGCCCCAAGAAGAAAAACGGACGCCTGAATTGATTCTCTCTTGACAATTCGTCCCAAACCATCGAATATCGGTGCACAATGCTCGATGACATCAGCGTAAGAATCCTCAACATCATCCAGCAGAATGCCCGTACCTCCAACGCCGAGATCGCGCGGCGTGTAGGCATGGCTCCGTCGGCCATCTTCGAGCGCATTCGCAAGCTGGAATCTCAAGGCGTGATCCAGGGCTATGCGGCCAATCTCGATCCCCAGGTCCTGGGCCTCGAGTTGGTGGCCTATGTCTTCGTCTCCACCGACGAGCGGGGGCAGGCCGTGGATACCGGCACCCTGCTGGCCGAGGTCCCCGAGGTGCAAGAGGTGCACATGGTGGACGGGGAGGATTGTTATCTGATCAAGGTGCGTGCGGCCGACACCGAGAACCTGGCGGAGTTGATCCGCAAGCGCATCCGCGCCATCGAAACCGTCCGCTCGACCCGCACCACCATCGTTCTCAAGACGCTCAAGGAATCGGTGGAGCTTCCTCTCCAGCCGGTGCTCAAGAAGGCTTCCGGCGAATAACCGCGGGCCTGTCCCCACGTCAGCCCCACGGCGAGGCGACCTATGCTGGCACTTTTGCTCATGCTGGCTTTTCCCGTCCTGGAGGAAGGACGGGACTACGAAAAATGGCTGCAGGAGCGGGTCCCTTACATCATTTCCGGGCGCGAGAAAGACGAATTCAATTCCCTGCAGAGCGACGAGGAACGAGAGCGTTTCATCGAGCTGTTCTGGAAGCGCCGCGACCCCGACCCGTCCACCGTCGTCAACGAGTTCCGCCAGGAACACTTGCGCCGCATCGAATACGCCAACCGGCGCTTCGACCGGGAAGGCAAACCGGGATGGAAAACCGCCCGCGGACGCGCTTACATCATCCACGGCCCGCCCGATAACGTCTCTTACTACTACGGCAGCCAGCAGAAGGTCATCGTCCGCAACCCGACCGACATCCTCAACCAGACGGGTACGGCCCAGCCGATCATCGACGTCGAGTTCCCGACTCCGGCCAGCGAGACCTGGATCTACCGCTATCTGCCCTCGGCCACCAGCTACCGCAGCAACTTCACCATCATCTTCGCAAAGATGGATGCCACCGATCTCTACAGCATGCAGAAGATCATCGCATCGGTAGGCAACGACGACGACCTTGAACGGCGCCGACAGCGCGATTTGGCCATCAAGCGCTTCATCACCAACCGCGATTACCTGCGCAACGACTACCGAGTGGTCTACGCCGGCGAGCCCATGGTGGCCGATCTCTCCGACCTGCTCATCAACGTTTTCGATCCCTTCCGCAGCCAACTCATCGACCAGTTCGAGATCATTCGGGCTCAAGCCGACCTGAACCTATCTTCGGGAGAGGTGCTGGAAGAGCGTGCGGAGCGGCGGCGCAAGATGGAAGCGCTGGTTGAAGGCCGGGTCTTCGTGTCGCTGCTTCCCGTCCAGGTCGGGTATGCCTTTTTGCGCAGCCTGGGAGGGCACGTCAACATTCCCCTCCACGTGCAGATCGGACTGGAGGGCGATCCCCGCCCCCGGGAAGTCGACCTTTTCGCTGAGCTGATCAACCCGGAGGGCCAGGCGGCGGCCCAGTTTCAAGACCGTATCCGCAGTCTCGACAAAGACGATGCTCTGAGCCGCCAGGTCTCTTACCAATCGCGCTTAGCGGCCCCTCCGGGACCCTATCGATTCCGGGTCGTGGTTTCCGACATCGAGAACAAGCGCATCGGCATCTGGGAAAAGGACATCGAGGTTCCGCGGCTCAAGGTCGAGGGTTTCGAGGCCAGCGAACTGGTGCTGGTGGAGGAGGTGATCCACCGCGACGAATTCCAGCGCCGGGCCCGCACCCGCAGCCGCCGCGACTGGATTCTCTACGGACAGCAGAATCCGCTCAGACTGGACGAGTGGATCTTCGTCCCCAGCGTCGATCAACGATTCCGCCGCCGCCAGAACCTGACCACCCTGGTCGAGGTCTACAACCCCTCCTTGGACGACGGGAAGCAGCCTCAGGTCAGCCTGCAAGCCGTCTGCCTCAAGCAAGGCAACCAGCCGGTGGCGGCCACCGAAGTCAAGGAACTCACCTACCTCACGGGCGACAACCGCGACATCATCGTCTACGCCCTCAGCTTTCCGCTCAGGACCCTCGATCCCGGCGAGTACGACCTGATGGTGCACATCACCGACCAACCCACCGGCCGCTCCCTGCGCCGCTCCGTTCCATTCAGGATTTATTGACGCGGTCTGGTCCAGAGTTTTAGGCCACCGCCGTTGCGTTATTCCACGCCTTTCAGCGTTGGGAGCGAATTCCTCCCCTTCGGGTCTTCGAACTTCGCCATTCGCACTTCGGACCTCTTTCGGTCGCCGATCGGGAAATCTCCGCAGGAAAGTCCGGGCCCGCTGAAAGCGAGCGATTCGTCAGCCCAGGGTGGGACCCGCCGCAAGCGTAGCGCGGCAAGGGTCAGAACCCTGGGTTCATCGCAGCTCGTTATCCACGCTGAAAGCGTGGGATAAGGTTGGACGTCGACCTGGTTCAGAACTAGGGCCACCGTGGTGGCCCTAGCGTTGCGAGCCCGTGAGGCGCTGGAAGGCGGCTTGATGGCGGCGCGCCTCCTGGGGACGGTCCATTTGCCGGTAGGTGTAGGCCAGCAACTGGTGAATCTCGGCCATGTTGGGATAGCGGGCCAGCACCGAGAGAAAGACCTCCAGGCCTTGCTGCAGGTCGCCTTGGGCCACCAGGGCGCGTCCCAGGCCGACCGGCGCCCGGTTGTCGTCGCCCATCTCCAGGGCTTTGCGGAAGAGTTGCTCGGCCTCTCGCAGGCGTTTCTCCTTAAGGGCGATTCCGCCCCTCCCCACATAGCCCCGCGGACGCTCGGGCTCGAGCCGGGTCAATTGTTCGAAACCCAGCAGCGCCTCTTCCTCAAGCCCCAGGCTCAGGTAAGCGGTAGCCAAGGCGTGGACGGCATCGGCCGACTCGGGGAAGACGCGGATGGCCTCTTTGAACTCGCTCACCGCCAGCATGTAGCTGTTCTGCTGAAAGTAGTTCAGTCCCAACAGATAGCGGGCCGAGTAGATGTCGGGATCTTTCCCGTTGACTTCCCGCAGCAATTGGATGGAGCGCTGCAAATCGCCCTCTTCGCTGGAGATGGTGGCCCGGCGCACTTTGGAGAAGATCTCGATCTTGTCTTTGGGATCGGCGCGTCCCACATCATCCATATCGCTGCCGCTTTCAGCCGAAACCGTCACATAGCCCAGCGACTGCAGGCGCTGGCGGGTTTCTTCATCCATCTCAGCGTGCTTCTGGTCCTGCTCGCCCTCGCGGTTCTTGAACTTGGAGATGGTCTGCTCCAGCAGGTTGTCGTACTGTTCGGCCAGGGCGGTCTTGGCTTCGTAGAGGTTGTCTTCCTCTCCGGGGTCCTGCCTCAGGTCGTAGAACTCCATGCGGGGCGCGCGGATGAGCTTGTAGCGCTCGTCCTGGTAGCTGGTCAAGGAGCTCCACCCGAAGTGGAAGCGGGCGTAGAGCGACTCGCCGTAGCTGGACGCTCTGCCCGGATAGCGTCCGTTGCGCACCAGGCCCAGCAGTCCCCGCCCCTGCATGCGCCGGCCGCCCGCGATCCTCAGCACCTGCAAGATGGAAGGGGCCACGTCGATGGACTGCACTACTTCCTCGATCCGCTTGCCGGCGTACTCTCCGGCGGGGAACTTCATGACCAGGGGGACGTGGAGCGTGGAGTTGTAGATGAAGAACCCATGGGTTTCTTCGCCGTGCTCCCCCAGTCCTTCCCCGTGATCGGCCATGAGGACGATCAAGGAACCGTCGTAAAGCCCCTTCTCTTTCAGGCCCTCCAGCAAGCGCCCCACTTGATGGTCGGTGAAGGCCACCTCGCCGTCATAGGGCCGCTGAGCGTACTGCTCTTTCCAGGGCGGGGGAGGCTCATAAGGGTCATGCGGGTCGAAGAGATGCACCCACAGGAAGAGCGGCCCCGGGGAGGCGGCGTTCCCCTCCTGTTCCAGCCAGCGCAACACCGCGTCCACCGTGCGGTCGCCTCGCCGCTCCACGGCGTTGAATCCGACGCCCCGATAGCCGCTCAAGTCGAAATCGTCATGGTAGTGGTCGAATCCCTGATCGAGTCCCCAGGTCGAATCGAGGGCGAAGGAACTGACGAAGGCGGCCGTCGAGTAGCCCTGCGACTTGAGGATCTCGGCCAGGGTTTCCCTCTCCTCTTTGAGGCGGATGCCCCCGAAGTCGCGGAGGCCGTGATACAGGGGATGGCTGCCGGTCAAGATGGAAGCATGAGAAGGCAAGGTGATGGGCACCTGCACCATGGCTCTCTGGAAGGTCACGCCCTCGCCGGCCAGCGCGTCGATGTGAGGAGTCAGGGACTTTTCGCCCCCTACCCGGTCGGCCCGTAAGGTGTCGATGGTGACCAGCACCACCGAAGGCTTTGAGGCCGTCTGGGCCCAAACCGCCCCCCATCCGGCCAGTCCTATAACGATCGCCCAAAAGCAACGCCCTACCCTTAGCATGGCTCCATTATATAGAAGAGGACGGAAGGGGCTGGCCGCCCCCTCCATGGCCGCTACCGCGCGCGGCCCGGCTATGATAAAATTTTGGACTATGCGTTCCCTGATTTTCGGCGTCTGGATCGGCCTTTGGGCCTTTTCGTCGGCGCATGGGGAGGAGCGCTTCAAGGATTGGGTCGAGCAAGAAGTCAAGTGGATCGCCTCCAAGGCCGAGGCCAAGGAATTCGAGAGCCTCAAGACCAAGGAGGAGCGTCGGGCTTTCATCGAACGATTCTGGAAGCGTCGGGACCCCACGCCCGACAGTGAGCGAAACGAGTACAAAGAAGCGTTCTACGAACGCTTCGAGTACGCCAACCAGAACTTCAGCGAGGGCATTCCCGGCTGGAGAACCGACCGGGGCCGGGTCTACATCATTCACGGTCCTCCCGACCAGGAGCAATTCGTCACCGCCGACTCGGTCTACACGCGACGCGGCGTCCCCTCTTCGCGCGGCGGACAGGGAGGCAGCGCCGCCGCCGGGGCCCAACGCCAACGCATCGTTTGGACTTACTTTTCCCTACCCGCGGCCAAGTACTACAAGGGACGTCTGATCGCCGTCTTCGAGCCGGCCGTGGGACTCACCGAACAAGACTTCACGCTGGGCGAATCGGTTACGGCCCAGGAACACGCGGCCGAGATCTGGGCCCGGGGCGGCGTCCAGATGAGCGACCTCATCCCCACCAGCTTGCGCTACCGGCTGACCCGCGTGGGGCGTCCTGGCGCCGTCTCCACCCGCGGCACCGATGCTCCCGTGGGGGGAATCGGCGACTCGGCGCGCATGATCGAAGACCTGCTGCGCTCCCCCGGAGACCTGCTGGAGGAGAACCAGGCCGAACGGGAGCGCCGTGACAGCAGCCGCCAGGTGCTGCGCGAACAGGTGACGGCCCACGTCAGCCTGGGAAGCCTTCCGGTGCACATGCAGGCTCAGTGCTTTCCCGAACCCGACATGGCCAACCTGACCTTGACCTGGCAACTGCCCATCAAGGACCTCAAGGTGGAGAAGCGCAAGGACATCCGCCATCTCAAGGTCGACCTGATGGTGCAGGTGCGCAAAGCCGAGGACGGCAGCCTGGTGGACGAGATCTACAAGCCGCTGGACATCTTCTACACCAAGGACCAGTACAAGGAACTCAAGGACCAGAGTCTGCGCTACGTCAACGAGTTCAACTTGCCCTACAGCGATTATCGGATCACCACCGTGGTCAAGGACGTTTTCAGCGGCAATATGGGTTCCTCCATCCAATCCGTCAAGACGCCGCCCAACGCGCCCAGCGAAGTGGCCGTCAGCGACATCGTGCTGGCCAGCACCCTCAGCCAGGAATTCGATCCGGGACTCGGCCGCAACCTGGTGGTGGAACAGTGGCAGATCCTGCCCGAGGCCGACTCCTCCTTCCGCCGCAAGGACCGCATGGTGCTTTACTTCAAGATCTACAACCCGGAGACGCGCGACGGCGACCCCTCCTTGATGGCCAGCTACAAGTTCATCGCCGAGGACGGCTCGGTGCCCGCCAGCAGCGGGCCCCGCCTGCTGGACAAGTTTTCCGATCCCGAGACCGGCACCATCGCCTTCAGTTCCATCGTCGATCTCTCCGAACTGCGTCCGGGGCCCTACCACGTGCAGGTCAACGTCGTCGACTATCATTCGCGAAACTACGCCATTAACCGAACCCGTTTCGAAATCCATTAGATGCTCTCTAGAGGACTTAACCTATGCTCGCAAGATTGCTCCCCCTTCTGCTCCTGATTCTGGCCTTGGGCGCCCCGGCGGCGGCCCAGGACGATGATCAGAGACGTCAGGAAGAGTCGGAGGACTACTTCAAGAAATGGCTCGAGACCGACGTCAAGTACATCATCAACGATGAAGAGAAAGACGTCTTCAACAGCCTCACCACTCCCGAAGAGAAAGAAGCCTTCATCGAGCAATTCTGGTTTCGCCGCGATCCCAATCCCAACACCGCCAACAACGAGTTCAAGGAAGAGCACTACCGGCGCATCGCTTTCGCCAACGAGCGTTTCCAGAGCGGCAAGCCCGGCTGGATGACCGACCGCGGACGCGTCTACATCATTCACGGCGAACCGGACTACATCGAGCGCCACCCCTCGGGAGGAAGCTACCAGCGGCCCATCCAGGAGGGCGGGACGCGCACCTTCACCTATCCCTTCGAGGTCTGGCACTACCGCCACATCGAAGGCATGGGAGGCGACATCTCGCTGGAGTTCGTCGACAACTCCTTCAGCGGCGAGTACCGCCTGGCCCTGCGCCCCGAAGAGAAGGACATGCTGCTCTACATCTCGGGCACAGCGCCCACCATCTGGGAACTGATGAGGGTCGACAGCGGACGCATCGACCGAGGATTCTTCCATCCCGGACTGGAGCGCAACGCAGCCTGGCTCAACAAGCACGGCTATTCGTCGCGCGATACTCCCTTCGCCCGCTACAGCCGCTTCGCCCTGGCCACCAGGGCCCCCGACGTCAAGTTTCCCGATCTGCGCCAGATCGTCTCCACCAACCTCACCTACAACGAGCTGCCCTTCCAGGTCGACAGCTCCTACATCCGCATCAACGACAACCAGGTGCTGGTCCCGGTGGCGGTGCAGCTCGAGAACAAGGACTTGACCTTTGAACTCGTCAACGGCGTCCACCAGGCCAAGGTCAATATCTACGGGGTGATCCGCAACATGGTGGGACGCCTGGAAGGCGAGTTCGAAGAGACGGTGGTGGCCGAGTATCCCCCCAACCTGCTGCAGAGGGGGCTGCAGATCAAGTCCCTCTATCAGAAGAACAACCTGCTGGAGGCCGGGCGCCGCTACCGCCTTGACGTAGTGGTCAAAGACCAGAACAGCAATCGCGCCGGAGTTCTGCAGACAGGACTGATCGTTCCCAGGTTCGACAAAGAGCAGGAACTGATGGCCAGTTCGCTGATCCTCTCCAAGATCATCGAACCCGCGCCCGTCAACGCCAAGCCCGACGACCTCTTCGTCATCGGCGACCTCAAGGTCTGGCCCAACCTGGGCGATTCCTTCTATGAAGGGGAGGAGTTAGGGTCCTACATGCAGGTTTACAATATCGAGCAGGATCAGGCCACCCAGCTTCCCGACGTCTCCATCACCTATTCCCTGCAGAACGGCAAGGGAGAGGTGGTTAAGGAAGTGGAGGAGCGCAACGGGGACGCCATCCAATACTTCTCACCCTACCGGATGGTGCTGGTCCGCCATATCCCTCTGACCGACCTGCCCCAAGGGACCTACAACCTGAGCGTCAAGGTGAAGGACCACATCGGCGAAAGAGTGCTGGAAGAAGAGGCACGCTTCGAGATCATCCCCCTGCCTGAAACAACCCAATAGGAAGTGCGGGCTGCCAAGTTCGATTTTCGAAGTGCTGTTACTCGCTACCCAGGCTGGCCGTGCCGCCCCTGCGAACTTCGCATTTCGAACGTCGCACTTCGCTAAAGTCTGCCCTGTTCTTGGAGTTCCTGGCAATCGCGGCAGAGGCGGGCCCAGGGAACGGCCTCCAGGCGCTTCTCGTTGATGGACTCCTCGCAGTTCTGGCACACGCCGTATTGGCCGTTGCGGATGCGGTCGATGGCAGCATTGACCATCTGCAAGAGCTGGCGGTCGGAGTTGCTGAGACGAAACATGAACTCTTTGGTGTAGGAACTGGAGGCCTTGTCCACCAAATCAGGGCTCTCTTCCTCCGACTCCGCCTCTCTGCCGTACTCTTCAGACTTCTTGACCTTGTCGACCAGCTCCTGCTGTTTTTCGAGGAGTTTCGCTTCGAATTGTCGTCGTTGATTATCGTCCATCTGTATCCTCTTGTAACGCAGCCGCCATGGCGGCTTCCTCATTCGTTGTGGTAAGGCAGTCCTTGAAGGATCGTCGCCGCCCGATATATCTGCTCCAGCAAGACCACCCGTGCCAACTCGTGGGGCAATGTCATCCGGCTCAACGACAGTATCCGGTCGGCCTTGCCGCGGACCTCTTGAGGAAGGCCCGTATGGCCGCCGACCACGAAAACGACCTGAGAAAGCCCGCCTAGAGTCCAATGCTTCAGCCAGCCGGCAAGTCCCCGGCTGGTGACCTGAGAACCCCTTTCGTCGAGCACCACCAAGCGGGCTTGCGAAGGCAACCGCTTGAGGATCGCCTCCGCCTCGCGACGCTCGGCGGCGGCGCTTTGATGGGCGTCCTTGCGGTTCTGTTCAGGAACCGTGGAGACGCCCGCCGGATGAAAGCGGCGGATTCTCTTCAGGTATTCTTTTTCCAGGTCGGCCAGCGAAGCCTTCCTGGTCTTGCCGACCCATAAGAATTCAAGTCGCACGCAAAACCGGGATTATACACGGCTTTGTCCCTGCAACAAAGATTCACCCTCTTCTTCACCTGAAAAGTCCGCTTCCAGGCCCAACTTGGCGACGGCCCCCGCTTCGTCTATCCTTTGCCAATGTCTGTCTACACTGCCGAATTCGTGGGAACGCTGCTGCTCATTCTGCTGGGAGTCGGGGTCAACGCCAATGTCCTGCTCAAGCGAACCAAGGGCCACGATTCGGGCTGGATCGTCATCACCACGGGATGGGGGTTGGCGGTTGCCCTGGCCGTCTATTCGGTGGGACGCGTCTCGGGCGCTCACATCAACCCGGCCGTGACGCTGGGACTGGCCTCGGTGGGAGCCTTCCCCTGGGAACTGGTGCCCGGCTACATGGCGGCTCAGATGGCGGGCGCCTGGGTAGGAGCGGGGCTGGCCTGGCTGGCCTACTTGCCCCATTGGTCGGCCACTTCCGATCCGGGGCTTAAGCTGGGGGTCTTCTCCACCGCTCCCGCCGTCCCTTCCAGCGCCTCCAATTTCGTCTGCGAAGTCATCGGAACCGCCGTGCTGGTCTTCGGCGTCATGGCCATCGGGGCCAACGCCAGCCTGCTTGACGGACCTGGAGGCATCGACCTTTCGGTGGCTTTTTCCAGCGGCTTTCAACCCCTGCTGGTGGGACTGCTGGTCTTCGCCATCGGCCTGGGACTGGGAGGCCCCACGGGATTCGCCATCAATCCCGCCCGCGACCTGGGTCCCCGCCTGGCTCACGCCCTGCTGCCCATACCCGGCAAAGGCGGATCGGACTGGGCCTACTCCTGGATTCCCGTACTGGGTCCGCTGGCCGGAGGGGTACTGGGAGCGCTCCTCTTTGTCCTTTTCGACTATCGCTGAAGCTCTCAGGAAGAAGGCTGTTGGGAGCGGATGCGGTCGAGGAGGCGGATGAGGGTGCGCAGATCGTCCCTCTCCAGCATGCCCAAGCCGTCCTTGTCGATATCGAGGATGGGCTGGTCGAGTTCGCTGAGAAGGTCGAGACCCCGAGGA includes:
- a CDS encoding Lrp/AsnC ligand binding domain-containing protein, encoding MNLAASSAARNCFKRRNRRRPGRFSAFVFVYLQPQQRDSAVADRLSLLREVEEIHLVDQDDCLLLKVAVQDPEALASFLRGPVKGCPGVDRTRTMSVLRTVKKRPELVIS
- a CDS encoding GWxTD domain-containing protein yields the protein MLARLLPLLLLILALGAPAAAQDDDQRRQEESEDYFKKWLETDVKYIINDEEKDVFNSLTTPEEKEAFIEQFWFRRDPNPNTANNEFKEEHYRRIAFANERFQSGKPGWMTDRGRVYIIHGEPDYIERHPSGGSYQRPIQEGGTRTFTYPFEVWHYRHIEGMGGDISLEFVDNSFSGEYRLALRPEEKDMLLYISGTAPTIWELMRVDSGRIDRGFFHPGLERNAAWLNKHGYSSRDTPFARYSRFALATRAPDVKFPDLRQIVSTNLTYNELPFQVDSSYIRINDNQVLVPVAVQLENKDLTFELVNGVHQAKVNIYGVIRNMVGRLEGEFEETVVAEYPPNLLQRGLQIKSLYQKNNLLEAGRRYRLDVVVKDQNSNRAGVLQTGLIVPRFDKEQELMASSLILSKIIEPAPVNAKPDDLFVIGDLKVWPNLGDSFYEGEELGSYMQVYNIEQDQATQLPDVSITYSLQNGKGEVVKEVEERNGDAIQYFSPYRMVLVRHIPLTDLPQGTYNLSVKVKDHIGERVLEEEARFEIIPLPETTQ
- a CDS encoding MIP/aquaporin family protein, translated to MSVYTAEFVGTLLLILLGVGVNANVLLKRTKGHDSGWIVITTGWGLAVALAVYSVGRVSGAHINPAVTLGLASVGAFPWELVPGYMAAQMAGAWVGAGLAWLAYLPHWSATSDPGLKLGVFSTAPAVPSSASNFVCEVIGTAVLVFGVMAIGANASLLDGPGGIDLSVAFSSGFQPLLVGLLVFAIGLGLGGPTGFAINPARDLGPRLAHALLPIPGKGGSDWAYSWIPVLGPLAGGVLGALLFVLFDYR
- a CDS encoding GWxTD domain-containing protein, yielding MLALLLMLAFPVLEEGRDYEKWLQERVPYIISGREKDEFNSLQSDEERERFIELFWKRRDPDPSTVVNEFRQEHLRRIEYANRRFDREGKPGWKTARGRAYIIHGPPDNVSYYYGSQQKVIVRNPTDILNQTGTAQPIIDVEFPTPASETWIYRYLPSATSYRSNFTIIFAKMDATDLYSMQKIIASVGNDDDLERRRQRDLAIKRFITNRDYLRNDYRVVYAGEPMVADLSDLLINVFDPFRSQLIDQFEIIRAQADLNLSSGEVLEERAERRRKMEALVEGRVFVSLLPVQVGYAFLRSLGGHVNIPLHVQIGLEGDPRPREVDLFAELINPEGQAAAQFQDRIRSLDKDDALSRQVSYQSRLAAPPGPYRFRVVVSDIENKRIGIWEKDIEVPRLKVEGFEASELVLVEEVIHRDEFQRRARTRSRRDWILYGQQNPLRLDEWIFVPSVDQRFRRRQNLTTLVEVYNPSLDDGKQPQVSLQAVCLKQGNQPVAATEVKELTYLTGDNRDIIVYALSFPLRTLDPGEYDLMVHITDQPTGRSLRRSVPFRIY
- a CDS encoding GWxTD domain-containing protein, yielding MRSLIFGVWIGLWAFSSAHGEERFKDWVEQEVKWIASKAEAKEFESLKTKEERRAFIERFWKRRDPTPDSERNEYKEAFYERFEYANQNFSEGIPGWRTDRGRVYIIHGPPDQEQFVTADSVYTRRGVPSSRGGQGGSAAAGAQRQRIVWTYFSLPAAKYYKGRLIAVFEPAVGLTEQDFTLGESVTAQEHAAEIWARGGVQMSDLIPTSLRYRLTRVGRPGAVSTRGTDAPVGGIGDSARMIEDLLRSPGDLLEENQAERERRDSSRQVLREQVTAHVSLGSLPVHMQAQCFPEPDMANLTLTWQLPIKDLKVEKRKDIRHLKVDLMVQVRKAEDGSLVDEIYKPLDIFYTKDQYKELKDQSLRYVNEFNLPYSDYRITTVVKDVFSGNMGSSIQSVKTPPNAPSEVAVSDIVLASTLSQEFDPGLGRNLVVEQWQILPEADSSFRRKDRMVLYFKIYNPETRDGDPSLMASYKFIAEDGSVPASSGPRLLDKFSDPETGTIAFSSIVDLSELRPGPYHVQVNVVDYHSRNYAINRTRFEIH
- a CDS encoding sulfatase-like hydrolase/transferase, whose product is MLRVGRCFWAIVIGLAGWGAVWAQTASKPSVVLVTIDTLRADRVGGEKSLTPHIDALAGEGVTFQRAMVQVPITLPSHASILTGSHPLYHGLRDFGGIRLKEERETLAEILKSQGYSTAAFVSSFALDSTWGLDQGFDHYHDDFDLSGYRGVGFNAVERRGDRTVDAVLRWLEQEGNAASPGPLFLWVHLFDPHDPYEPPPPWKEQYAQRPYDGEVAFTDHQVGRLLEGLKEKGLYDGSLIVLMADHGEGLGEHGEETHGFFIYNSTLHVPLVMKFPAGEYAGKRIEEVVQSIDVAPSILQVLRIAGGRRMQGRGLLGLVRNGRYPGRASSYGESLYARFHFGWSSLTSYQDERYKLIRAPRMEFYDLRQDPGEEDNLYEAKTALAEQYDNLLEQTISKFKNREGEQDQKHAEMDEETRQRLQSLGYVTVSAESGSDMDDVGRADPKDKIEIFSKVRRATISSEEGDLQRSIQLLREVNGKDPDIYSARYLLGLNYFQQNSYMLAVSEFKEAIRVFPESADAVHALATAYLSLGLEEEALLGFEQLTRLEPERPRGYVGRGGIALKEKRLREAEQLFRKALEMGDDNRAPVGLGRALVAQGDLQQGLEVFLSVLARYPNMAEIHQLLAYTYRQMDRPQEARRHQAAFQRLTGSQR
- a CDS encoding 23S rRNA (pseudouridine(1915)-N(3))-methyltransferase RlmH, which encodes MRLEFLWVGKTRKASLADLEKEYLKRIRRFHPAGVSTVPEQNRKDAHQSAAAERREAEAILKRLPSQARLVVLDERGSQVTSRGLAGWLKHWTLGGLSQVVFVVGGHTGLPQEVRGKADRILSLSRMTLPHELARVVLLEQIYRAATILQGLPYHNE
- a CDS encoding Lrp/AsnC family transcriptional regulator; translation: MLDDISVRILNIIQQNARTSNAEIARRVGMAPSAIFERIRKLESQGVIQGYAANLDPQVLGLELVAYVFVSTDERGQAVDTGTLLAEVPEVQEVHMVDGEDCYLIKVRAADTENLAELIRKRIRAIETVRSTRTTIVLKTLKESVELPLQPVLKKASGE
- a CDS encoding TraR/DksA family transcriptional regulator, with amino-acid sequence MDDNQRRQFEAKLLEKQQELVDKVKKSEEYGREAESEEESPDLVDKASSSYTKEFMFRLSNSDRQLLQMVNAAIDRIRNGQYGVCQNCEESINEKRLEAVPWARLCRDCQELQEQGRL